Proteins co-encoded in one Papaver somniferum cultivar HN1 chromosome 5, ASM357369v1, whole genome shotgun sequence genomic window:
- the LOC113280456 gene encoding extensin-2-like has protein sequence MARLSACLVYALTFFVLINVALADYEPYTPNYKETPYKKPVVEVTAQVYLPDHEYKPKHEYKYASPPPPVYVAPKYPSPKYTPKYVYASPPPPVYVAPKYPTPTYTPKYVYASPPPPVYVAPKYPTPTYTPKYVYASPPPPVYVAPRYKPTYTPKYVHPSPPPPAYVAPTYPSPPPPAYVAPVVYPSPSPPPPAYVAPAVYPSPPPPAHVAPIVYPSPPPTYYYKSPPPPAYFAPKHEYKPKHEYKPKHSYKYPSPPPPAYVAPKYVYPSPPPPVYVAAKYPSPKYTPKYIYSSPPPPTYVAPKYPSPKYIPKYDYSSPPPPSAYVAPKYY, from the coding sequence ATGGCAAGGCTTTCAGCTTGTCTGGTTTATGCTTTAACCTTCTTTGTTCTAATCAATGTTGCACTAGCTGATTACGAGCCATACACACCCAACTACAAAGAAACTCCCTACAAGAAACCAGTCGTGGAGGTTACTGCCCAGGTATATCTTCCTGATCATGAGTACAAACCTAAACATGAGTACAAATATGCTTCTCCACCACCACCCGTTTACGTCGCTCCAAAATACCCATCACCCAAGTATACTCCCAAATATGTCTatgcatcaccaccaccaccagtttaTGTAGCTCCAAAATACCCAACACCAACCTATACTCCCAAATATGTCTATGCGTCACCACCACCACCCGTTTACGTAGCTCCCAAATACCCAACCCCAACCTACACTCCCAAATATGTATatgcatcaccaccaccaccagtttaTGTCGCCCCCAGATACAAACCAACATATACTCCTAAATATGTtcacccatcaccaccaccaccggctTATGTCGCTCCCACatacccatcaccaccaccaccagcttacgTTGCTCCCGTAGTTTACCCATCTCCatccccaccaccaccagcttacgTCGCTCCCGCAGTTTACCCatccccaccaccaccagctcacgTTGCTCCCATAGTTtacccatctccaccaccaacctACTACTACaagtctccaccaccaccagcttactTTGCCCCCAAACATGAATACAAGCCTAAACATGAATACAAACCTAAACATTCATACAAATAtccttctccaccaccaccggcaTATGTTGCTCCCAAATATGTCTACCCATCACCTCCTCCACCAGTTTACGTCGCTGCCAAATACCCATCACCCAAATATACCCCTAAATACATatactcatcaccaccaccaccaacttacGTTGCTCCCAAATACCCATCACCAAAATACATTCCCAAATATGAttactcatcaccaccaccaccatcggcTTACGTCGCTCCCAAATACTACTAA